The genomic DNA GTTCCCGAACCATATCGCGTCGCTGCATGGCGTTGCGATGTCGCTAGTTCAGGCCGGCAACTTGCCGCGCGCGCTCGAGAAGCTCGAGCAGCTGTGCAAGCTCCAGCCGCAGTCCGCCGAAGCGCATTACAACCGCGGAAATCTGCTTGGCCAGATGGAGCGCTTCGACGACGAACGCATGGCGTACGAATACGCAATCAAACTGAAGCCTCGCTTCGTTCCCGCTTACACGAATCTCGGCGTGGTGTTGCGCGATCTGGGGCGCTTCGACGACGCCATGCTTCAGTTCAAGAAGGCGCTGGCGATCGATCCGAACGACGCGGGCGCCCGAACCAATCGCGCGCAGACGAATTTGCTGCGCGGCGAATTCGAGCATGGCTGGCGCGAATACGAATGGCGCTGGCGCGACGGCACGATGAGCCATGGCTTGCCGGACAGCACGCAATGGACGGGCACGCAGCCCGTCGCCGGCAAGACCGTGTTCGTTCATCAGGAGCAGGGCTTCGGTGACACGCTGCAGTTCGTGCGCTTCGTCGACCGGCTGACGGAAAGCGGCGCGCGCGTCGTGCTGCGCGTGCAGAACGCGCTGCTGCCGCTGTTGCAGCACTATCGCGGCGCGGCCGAGGTGATCGGCGAGCGCGCGCCCGTGCCGGCATTCGACTTCCACATTCCGCTGTTGAGCTTGCCGCTTGCGCTGAAGCTTCGCGAAGCCGATTTCGCCGCGACCGGTCCATACCTGCATGCGCCGGAATCGCTCGTCGCACAATGGGACGACCTGTTTGCCGGTGCGACCGAACGGCCGCGCGTGGGTCTCGTCTGGTCCGGAAGCCGGATGCTGCTCAACGATCGCAACCGGAACCGGGCGATCGCGCTCGAACAGTTGCAACCGTTGCTCGACGCGCAGGCCGATTTCGTTTCATTGCAGCACGACGTGCGCGAAAGCGATCGCGCGTATCTCACCGAACTCGAAGCCCGCGGCGTGCTACGCGATGTGTCGTCGCGTCTCGCGACGTTTGCCGATACGGCGGCGCTGATCTCGCGACTCGATCTCGTTATCGGTGTCGACACAGCGGTCGCGCATCTGGCGGGCGCGCTCGGCAAGCCCGTCTGGATCGCCTTGCCGTTCATGCCGGACTGGCGATGGCAACTCAACCGAAGCGACAGTCCGTGGTACGCAACGGCCCGGCTCTTCCGGCAGACCGCGCGCGGCGATTGGGCCAGCGTGATCGCCGCGCTTCGCGCGCAACTCGATGCGGGTACGCCGCATGCTCAGGCCACGAAGCCGGCGCGATAAAAGCGCGCTTACCCCCGCAGCTGTGACCCCATTCTGGAATAGTTCGATTCCCTGGTTGTTGTATCTGGCGTCGTGACGGTCGGACGCGGTCCGATTTCGACGGTCACGACGATTTCGGTCTTGCAAACCGCGATCATCAACCGGGCCGGACAACAACGCGATGGTAACTATCCGGGAACCACGCCGCGGCCAGGCATCTTGTTGACATTCGGTCATCAATCAAGCGAGGGCGCGATGAGAGTTGAACAAATCTACGATTTCGCGGCGGGTTTTTACGATTACCTGTTTGGGCGCGCGTTCCAGCAGGGCCGCGAGCGCAGTACCGATCGCATCAATGCCAGGGCCGAGGAGGGCGCAAAGATCCTCGAGGTTGGGCTCGGTACCGGGCTTTCGCTGCCGCTTTACCGTTCCGATCTGCAGATTACCGGTGTCGATATTTCAGAGAAGATGCTCGATCGCGCGCGGCGCCGTGTCGAATCGCAATGCGCCGGCAACAAGATTCGTATCGTGAACATGGACGCCACCGACTTGCAGTTTGAAGACAACAGTTTCGATTTCGTTGTCGCGATGTATGTCGCTTCGGTCGTGCCCGATCCCGCTGCTTTCCTGAGTGAAATCTCGCGCGTATGCAAGGTGCGAGGCGAAGTGATCGTCGTCAATCACTTCGCTTCAAGTAACCGGTTCGTGCGCGCGTTCGAGCGCTTGCTGGCGGGACTCGAATCGGTGATTGGTTTCAAGTCCGATTTCCCGCTCGAAGAAGTGCTGAATTTTTCCGACTTTCAGTTGATCCGCTCGGAGCGCGTCAACGCATTCCGCTATTGGCATCTGCTGCATTTCCGCAATGCGCCAACGCCTGTCGCCGTTCCCGCGCCGCAGCTCGCGTACTCATCGGCGATGTATGGACGGTAAAAGCACACAGTAAAAGCGAACGAAAAAAAGCAGGCGGCGCGCCGTGTTCCGGCGTGCCGCCTGCCTTACGTTTGCTGTGCGCTAACCGTATATCGCGTCGTGCGATCAGGCGACGCTCGGCGTTTGTTTATCGCCGCGGCGATCCCGGTGGTGATCGGCGCCGATAAACATATACATCGCCGGCACGACGAACAGCGTAAACAACGTGCCGATCGACAGCCCGGTAAAGATCACGAGGCCCATCGCGTTGCGGCCCGCCGCGCCCGCGCCCGAGGCGATCACGAGCGGCAGCACGCCGAACACCATCGCGGCGGTCGTCATCAGAATCGGCCTTAGACGAACCGCGGCCGCTTCTTCTAGTGCCTCGCGCTTCGATTTGCCCGCGCGCTGCAACTGGTTCGCGAACTGCACGATCAGAATGCCGTGCTTGCTGACGAGCCCCATCAGCGTGACGAGCCCGACCTGCGTGTAGATATTGAGCGTCGACAGCCCGAGGTTGATAAAGATCAGCGCGCCGAAGAGCGCCATCGGCACCGATACGAGAATCACAATTGGATCGCGGAAGCTCTCGAACTGCGCGGCCAGCGCGAGAAAGACGATGATCGTCGCGAACAGCAGCGTGACGACGAAGCCGCCCGACTCCTGCACGAACTGGCGCGAGAGCCCCGCATAGTCGGCTGCATAGCCGGATGGCGCGGCTTCGGCCGTCGCCTTGCGCAGGAAGTTCAGCACTTCGCCTTGCGAGACGCCGGGCACGACGACGCCGGAGATCGTCGCCGAGTTCAGCTGCTGGAAGTGGTTGATCGACTCCGGCACGACCTGCTGCTTCAGATGCGTGACCGTCGAGGCCGGAATCACGCTGCCGTCGGGCGTGCGCAGATAGTAGTCGAGCACCTGCGACGGATTTAGGCGGTCCGTTTGCAGCACTTGCGGAATCACCTTGTACGAGCGGCCCGCGATCGAGAAGTAGTTCACGTAGTTGCCGCCCAGCGCCGCACCGAGCGCCGCGCCGACATCGGCTTGAGTCATGCCGAGCGACGCGACCTTGTCGCGGTCGACGACCAGCACGCTTTCGGGCTTGTCGAGCTTGAGGTCGGCGTCGACATAGAAGAACATGCCGCTCTGGTACGCCTTCGCGAGCACCGACTGCGCGACTTCGTTGAGGTTCTCGAACGGCTCGGTCGTCGTGATGACGAACTGCACGGGCAAGCCCTGCGCGCCCGGCAGCGGCGGAAACTGGAACGCGGCGACACGCGCGCCCGCGATGCTATTCCACTTCTGCTGCAACTCCTGCTGCAATTGCGTCGCGCCTTTCTTGCGCTTGTCCCAGGTTTTGAACAGCACGCCGCCAATGCCCTGGTTTAACGTCGGCGCGCCGGTCAGCTGGAACATCTGCGAGTATTCGGGCAACTGCTTCGAGATCTCGAATACCTGGTCTGCGTACGTCTGCATCTGCTGGATCGTCGCGTTCGGCGGACCCTGGATCTGCGATAGCACGATGCCCTGATCTTCCTGCGGCGCCAGTTCCGATTGCGACGTCATAAAGAGGTACACGGTGCCGCCGAGCAGCAGCGCGCCCATCACGATAAATACCGGCCACGTGTCGAGCGTCGCATGCAGGATGCGCGAATAGCCGCGGTGTACGCGGTCGAACTGCCGGTCGACGAAGCGCACGAAGCGGTTCGACTCCTGTTCGGCGCTAAAAAAGCGCGAGCACATCATCGGCGAAAGGCTCAAGGCGACGATGCCCGATACGGTCACCGCACCCGCCAGCGTGAACGCGAACTCGGTAAAGAGCGCGCCTGTGAGGCCGCCCTGGAAGCCGATCGGCGCGTACACGGCGATCAGCACGACCGTCATCGCGAGAATCGGGCCGCCCAGTTCGCGCGCCGCGATCAGCGCCGCTTCGAACGGCGGCCGGCCTTCCTCCTTCATATGCCGGTCGACGTTCTCGACGACGATAATCGCGTCGTCCACCACCAGGCCGAT from Paraburkholderia edwinii includes the following:
- a CDS encoding tetratricopeptide repeat protein; this translates as MNHDFEPTLSEAQKHYAAGRFDEAARLLQGVLASAPDHGEAHAGLGFIAARQGDHARAAEHLVAASTRIPMPVDDLNFAAQVCQSAQRHDDAIALFERCLAQFPNHIASLHGVAMSLVQAGNLPRALEKLEQLCKLQPQSAEAHYNRGNLLGQMERFDDERMAYEYAIKLKPRFVPAYTNLGVVLRDLGRFDDAMLQFKKALAIDPNDAGARTNRAQTNLLRGEFEHGWREYEWRWRDGTMSHGLPDSTQWTGTQPVAGKTVFVHQEQGFGDTLQFVRFVDRLTESGARVVLRVQNALLPLLQHYRGAAEVIGERAPVPAFDFHIPLLSLPLALKLREADFAATGPYLHAPESLVAQWDDLFAGATERPRVGLVWSGSRMLLNDRNRNRAIALEQLQPLLDAQADFVSLQHDVRESDRAYLTELEARGVLRDVSSRLATFADTAALISRLDLVIGVDTAVAHLAGALGKPVWIALPFMPDWRWQLNRSDSPWYATARLFRQTARGDWASVIAALRAQLDAGTPHAQATKPAR
- a CDS encoding class I SAM-dependent methyltransferase, which produces MRVEQIYDFAAGFYDYLFGRAFQQGRERSTDRINARAEEGAKILEVGLGTGLSLPLYRSDLQITGVDISEKMLDRARRRVESQCAGNKIRIVNMDATDLQFEDNSFDFVVAMYVASVVPDPAAFLSEISRVCKVRGEVIVVNHFASSNRFVRAFERLLAGLESVIGFKSDFPLEEVLNFSDFQLIRSERVNAFRYWHLLHFRNAPTPVAVPAPQLAYSSAMYGR
- a CDS encoding efflux RND transporter permease subunit — translated: MNFTDIFIKRPVLAAVVSLLILVLGVRALISLKVREYPQTENAVVTVTTAYYGASADTIAGFITQPMEAAIAQAQGIDYMSSTSTTGVSTITVTLRLNYDSNRALTEINTQIASVRNQLPPQAQQPVLTVQTGETTDAMYMGFYSSVLPSNNVTDYLLRVVKPKLDSIEGVQTAEVLGGRQFALRAWLDSARLAAHNVTAQDVYAALGNNNYLATLGTTKGQMVSVDLNAGTDLHTVDDFKKLVVKQKGTAIVRLEDVANVVLGADSYDFNVAFSGKRSVFIGIKVAPDANILDVAKRVRTAFPGLQSQFPTGMTGDIVYDATDFVNTSIEEVIKTLVEALLIVTVVIFLFIGSLRAVIIPVVAMPLSLIGTFFVMQALGYSINLLTLLALVLAIGLVVDDAIIVVENVDRHMKEEGRPPFEAALIAARELGGPILAMTVVLIAVYAPIGFQGGLTGALFTEFAFTLAGAVTVSGIVALSLSPMMCSRFFSAEQESNRFVRFVDRQFDRVHRGYSRILHATLDTWPVFIVMGALLLGGTVYLFMTSQSELAPQEDQGIVLSQIQGPPNATIQQMQTYADQVFEISKQLPEYSQMFQLTGAPTLNQGIGGVLFKTWDKRKKGATQLQQELQQKWNSIAGARVAAFQFPPLPGAQGLPVQFVITTTEPFENLNEVAQSVLAKAYQSGMFFYVDADLKLDKPESVLVVDRDKVASLGMTQADVGAALGAALGGNYVNYFSIAGRSYKVIPQVLQTDRLNPSQVLDYYLRTPDGSVIPASTVTHLKQQVVPESINHFQQLNSATISGVVVPGVSQGEVLNFLRKATAEAAPSGYAADYAGLSRQFVQESGGFVVTLLFATIIVFLALAAQFESFRDPIVILVSVPMALFGALIFINLGLSTLNIYTQVGLVTLMGLVSKHGILIVQFANQLQRAGKSKREALEEAAAVRLRPILMTTAAMVFGVLPLVIASGAGAAGRNAMGLVIFTGLSIGTLFTLFVVPAMYMFIGADHHRDRRGDKQTPSVA